A genomic window from Gloeocapsopsis sp. IPPAS B-1203 includes:
- a CDS encoding aldo/keto reductase has protein sequence MEKRRLGTTDIYITPILMGTWQAGQKQWVGIEDEECIKAIRAAVDAGMTTIDTAEVYGNGHSEQVIAQALTDVPRDRIVYATKVFANHLKHDQVLEACDRSLKNLKIDYIDLYQIHWPSGSFNTETVPIEETMSALNQLKQQGKIRAIGVSNFSRPQLEEAAQHGRIDSIQPPYSLFWRWVEKDVMPYCVEHNISILAYSPLAQGLLTGKFGQGHQFDSQDNRSKNKLFQGENYERAQQALEKLRPIAERHQASLANLAIAWLIAQPQTQAIVGARTAEQAVGNAKAATVQLSTEELAEIDAIGRIVTDHLDENPVMWNW, from the coding sequence ATGGAGAAGCGACGCTTAGGCACAACTGATATCTACATTACTCCCATTTTGATGGGAACATGGCAAGCTGGTCAAAAACAGTGGGTTGGTATTGAGGATGAAGAATGTATCAAAGCTATTCGCGCTGCAGTGGATGCTGGAATGACAACAATTGATACAGCAGAAGTATATGGTAATGGTCACTCAGAACAAGTCATTGCACAAGCTTTAACTGATGTACCACGCGATCGCATTGTTTACGCTACAAAAGTTTTTGCCAATCACTTGAAACACGATCAAGTACTCGAAGCTTGCGATCGCTCGCTGAAAAATCTGAAAATTGATTATATTGACCTCTACCAAATTCATTGGCCTTCGGGTTCTTTTAACACAGAAACTGTCCCTATCGAAGAAACAATGAGTGCTTTAAATCAATTAAAGCAGCAAGGTAAAATTCGGGCGATCGGGGTTTCTAATTTCTCGCGCCCTCAGCTAGAAGAAGCTGCACAACACGGACGCATTGATAGCATTCAGCCGCCTTACTCGCTGTTTTGGCGCTGGGTTGAGAAAGACGTGATGCCTTATTGTGTTGAGCATAACATTTCGATTCTTGCCTATTCTCCTCTCGCTCAAGGGTTATTAACAGGAAAATTTGGTCAAGGTCATCAATTTGATTCCCAAGATAACCGTTCTAAGAATAAGCTGTTTCAAGGCGAAAACTACGAACGGGCGCAGCAAGCCCTAGAAAAACTTCGTCCGATCGCTGAACGCCATCAAGCTTCTCTTGCAAATTTGGCGATCGCGTGGCTAATTGCCCAGCCTCAAACCCAAGCCATTGTTGGTGCTAGAACCGCAGAACAAGCTGTTGGTAACGCTAAAGCTGCTACAGTACAACTCAGTACTGAAGAACTAGCAGAAATTGACGCTATTGGTCGCATTGTGACTGACCATTTAGACGAAAACCCAGTGATGTGGAATTGGTAG
- a CDS encoding TetR/AcrR family transcriptional regulator, with protein sequence MRQAKPGRTDRQLSPEKTAAILEGGMQEFLTHGYAATSMDRVAIAAKVSKATVYSHFQDKESLFIALIQRLVEQRFQSIFGTADDQIFQMPPQVVLRNFANRALDIETSEPQFLNFMRLILGESGRFPQLARAFVRNIEQTAFRRLCYYFTNCPQLKLSDPEATARIFVGAVVHFMIVQEMLHGKEIMPMERDRIVNGLIDLIVEPQLTDNFDTGCNTASSG encoded by the coding sequence ATGAGACAGGCAAAACCTGGACGTACAGATAGACAGCTTTCTCCAGAAAAAACCGCAGCCATTTTAGAAGGTGGAATGCAAGAATTTTTAACTCATGGTTATGCAGCAACAAGTATGGATCGAGTTGCGATCGCCGCCAAAGTTTCAAAAGCGACAGTGTATAGTCACTTTCAAGACAAAGAAAGTTTATTCATTGCGCTCATTCAACGTTTAGTCGAGCAAAGATTCCAATCTATTTTTGGTACAGCAGACGATCAAATTTTCCAAATGCCACCCCAAGTTGTTCTGAGAAATTTTGCTAATCGAGCCTTAGATATAGAGACAAGTGAACCTCAGTTTCTCAATTTTATGCGGCTGATTTTGGGAGAGTCGGGACGATTTCCGCAATTAGCTCGTGCTTTTGTTCGTAATATTGAGCAGACTGCATTTAGAAGGCTCTGTTACTATTTTACAAATTGTCCGCAACTTAAGCTATCTGATCCTGAAGCAACAGCAAGAATCTTTGTTGGTGCTGTTGTGCATTTTATGATTGTGCAAGAGATGTTACATGGTAAGGAGATTATGCCAATGGAACGCGATCGCATTGTCAATGGTTTGATTGACTTGATTGTAGAACCGCAGCTCACAGATAATTTTGATACGGGTTGCAACACAGCATCAAGCGGCTAG
- a CDS encoding shikimate dehydrogenase, producing MITGKTQLLGVIGHPVEHSLSPVMHNAAIAHLGLDYVYLPLSVKPEALTTAVAGFAAINLKGFNVTIPHKQAILPLLSEISPVAQAVGAVNTVWRQDDAWVGTNTDVEGFLAPLQDLNRDWNNAVVVILGYGGAARAVVAACAQLGCSTIHVIGRNGQKLQQFYASWHNADTSSKLQVHAWEKLPQLIPQATLLVNTTPVGMHPHTEASPLSITEMMLLSPKAIAYDLIYTPSPTQFLQQAEKQGAMTIDGLEMLVQQGAAALQIWLQQSVPVDIMRQALQQQLIKR from the coding sequence GTGATTACAGGTAAAACACAACTACTTGGCGTGATTGGGCATCCGGTAGAACACTCGCTGTCTCCGGTAATGCATAATGCAGCGATCGCCCATTTAGGACTAGATTATGTTTATTTACCTTTATCAGTTAAACCAGAAGCTTTGACAACAGCAGTTGCTGGATTTGCAGCAATCAACTTAAAAGGCTTTAATGTCACAATTCCCCATAAACAGGCAATTCTACCGTTGCTATCAGAAATTTCTCCTGTCGCTCAAGCGGTGGGAGCCGTTAATACAGTTTGGCGTCAGGATGATGCTTGGGTAGGTACTAACACTGATGTTGAAGGCTTTCTTGCTCCTTTGCAAGATTTAAATCGCGATTGGAATAATGCTGTAGTCGTTATTTTAGGCTATGGAGGAGCCGCAAGAGCAGTCGTAGCAGCTTGCGCTCAATTAGGTTGTTCGACAATTCATGTGATTGGTCGTAACGGGCAAAAGCTACAGCAATTTTACGCTAGTTGGCACAATGCAGATACTAGCAGTAAACTACAAGTTCATGCTTGGGAAAAACTACCACAGTTGATTCCTCAAGCAACCTTATTAGTCAACACAACTCCTGTGGGAATGCATCCGCACACTGAAGCATCGCCATTAAGCATTACAGAGATGATGCTTTTGTCTCCAAAGGCGATCGCATACGATTTAATTTACACTCCGAGTCCTACTCAGTTTCTCCAACAAGCAGAAAAACAAGGCGCAATGACAATCGATGGACTAGAAATGCTCGTTCAACAAGGCGCAGCAGCGCTTCAAATTTGGTTACAGCAATCAGTCCCTGTCGATATTATGCGTCAAGCTTTACAACAGCAATTAATCAAGCGTTAG
- a CDS encoding diacylglycerol/polyprenol kinase family protein, producing the protein MLTLTQLESVPLWQPITVVGTWIGAILLIALIANRYTSADSEITRKIVHIGTGNIILLAWWLNIPASIGIGASIVASVVTLLSYKFPLLPGINSVGRQSLGTFFYAVSIGILVAWFWSVEQPQYAALGILVMTWGDGLAALIGQKFGKHRYKIWGIQKSWEGSLTMAVVSYIVSSLIFLGIQGNIWQTWMISLVIALVATSLEAFSKFGIDNLTVPLGSAAIAFALTQLL; encoded by the coding sequence TTGCTTACTTTAACTCAGTTAGAATCAGTACCATTGTGGCAGCCAATTACTGTTGTAGGAACCTGGATAGGTGCGATCCTATTAATAGCATTAATTGCCAATCGCTATACTAGTGCCGACTCAGAAATTACGCGCAAGATTGTTCACATTGGCACAGGTAACATCATTTTGTTGGCTTGGTGGCTAAATATCCCTGCAAGTATAGGTATTGGTGCTTCAATTGTAGCAAGTGTTGTTACCCTGCTCTCATATAAATTTCCGCTTCTGCCTGGAATTAATAGTGTTGGACGCCAAAGCCTTGGCACGTTTTTTTACGCGGTGAGTATTGGCATCTTAGTTGCCTGGTTTTGGTCTGTAGAACAACCTCAATATGCAGCTTTAGGCATTTTGGTAATGACGTGGGGTGATGGTTTAGCTGCCTTAATTGGTCAAAAATTTGGTAAGCATCGCTACAAAATTTGGGGAATTCAAAAAAGCTGGGAAGGTTCTTTGACAATGGCTGTCGTCAGTTACATCGTTAGTAGCCTGATTTTTCTGGGTATACAAGGTAACATCTGGCAAACCTGGATGATTTCACTAGTTATTGCCCTAGTTGCTACTAGTCTAGAAGCTTTCTCTAAATTTGGTATAGATAATTTGACGGTTCCTCTGGGTAGTGCAGCGATCGCTTTTGCTTTGACTCAGTTGCTGTAG
- a CDS encoding alpha/beta fold hydrolase, with protein MQVTSATTSIPGKYWQWRGQSIYYVRAGQSSQYPPILLIHGFGASTDHWQKNVAGLSRDFEVWAVDLLGFGRSAKPKWQYSGDLWRDQLYDFIQEVIGQPVVLAGNSLGGYTSLCVAAQRKDAAAGLVLLNSAGPFNEDQPTPESEAVQSEIQPPKQSDFIQKFLQESAKWFFQQPLGRFLLFQYIRQPWVIRQTLEKVYLDKSAITEQLVEDIYRPACDPGAIDVFASVFSTPQGEKVDTLLKQLDCPLLLLWGEADPWMNARERSPRFRKYYPELKEYFLWAGHCPHDEVPEQVNSLLSDWVLTLSR; from the coding sequence ATGCAGGTGACTTCTGCTACTACCTCAATTCCTGGCAAATATTGGCAGTGGCGAGGGCAGTCAATTTATTATGTACGGGCCGGACAATCCTCCCAGTATCCACCCATACTATTAATACATGGATTTGGTGCTTCAACCGACCACTGGCAAAAAAATGTTGCTGGGCTGTCGCGTGATTTTGAAGTATGGGCAGTTGATTTATTAGGTTTTGGGCGTTCTGCTAAGCCAAAGTGGCAATACAGCGGAGATCTATGGCGCGATCAGTTGTATGACTTTATTCAAGAAGTCATTGGTCAACCAGTTGTGTTAGCTGGTAACTCTTTGGGTGGATATACTAGTTTGTGTGTTGCTGCTCAGCGTAAAGATGCAGCTGCGGGATTAGTTTTATTAAATAGTGCAGGACCTTTTAACGAAGATCAGCCTACGCCTGAATCTGAAGCAGTACAATCAGAGATTCAACCACCAAAACAGTCTGATTTTATCCAAAAATTTTTGCAAGAGTCGGCAAAGTGGTTTTTTCAGCAACCCTTAGGACGTTTCTTATTATTTCAGTACATCCGTCAACCTTGGGTTATCCGGCAAACCTTAGAAAAGGTATACCTTGATAAAAGTGCGATCACAGAGCAATTAGTAGAAGACATTTACCGTCCTGCTTGCGATCCTGGTGCCATCGATGTTTTTGCCTCTGTGTTCAGTACTCCTCAGGGAGAAAAAGTTGATACGCTGCTAAAACAGTTAGATTGTCCCTTACTGCTGTTGTGGGGAGAAGCAGATCCTTGGATGAATGCTAGAGAGCGATCGCCTAGGTTTCGCAAGTATTATCCAGAATTAAAGGAATATTTTTTATGGGCAGGACATTGCCCTCATGATGAAGTGCCAGAACAAGTTAACTCTCTGTTAAGCGACTGGGTACTCACATTGAGTCGCTAA
- a CDS encoding carbonic anhydrase, with the protein MQQISGCACSQPHQFPRRHFLRSLLPVIVVPVLLKTLPARAAEHQAKALVLSCIDFRFLETERYFLSLQHLSNQYDWTALAGASLALSGFPHTAEAEVFWDQLELSHKLHHITKVIVLDHQDCGAYASKIDPELSSDREREQQVHGDYLNRAYWEIRKRYPDLNIELYFVTLNAEVQAVMPTQSSLS; encoded by the coding sequence ACCTCATCAATTTCCTCGTCGTCATTTTTTGCGATCGCTCTTACCTGTAATTGTTGTTCCTGTTTTACTAAAAACCTTACCAGCTAGAGCCGCAGAACATCAGGCGAAAGCATTAGTACTTAGTTGTATTGATTTTCGCTTTCTAGAGACAGAGCGCTATTTCTTGTCGCTGCAACATCTGAGTAATCAATATGATTGGACAGCTTTAGCAGGCGCTTCTCTAGCATTATCTGGTTTTCCCCATACTGCTGAGGCTGAGGTATTTTGGGATCAACTAGAGTTGTCTCACAAGTTACATCACATTACAAAAGTAATTGTCTTAGACCATCAAGATTGTGGAGCATATGCTAGTAAAATCGATCCTGAGTTAAGTAGCGATCGAGAACGCGAACAACAAGTTCATGGAGATTACTTAAATCGAGCTTATTGGGAAATTCGCAAGCGATATCCTGATCTCAATATAGAGCTTTATTTTGTAACTCTTAATGCTGAAGTTCAGGCTGTGATGCCTACACAATCAAGTCTCAGCTAA
- a CDS encoding DevA family ABC transporter ATP-binding protein has protein sequence MAIAISVHNLNHYFGQGQLRKQVLFDINLEINTGEIVIMTGPSGSGKTTLLTLIGGLRSAQSGSLQVLGQELCGATSQQLTQARKYHGYIFQSHNLHSSLTALQNVKMGLELHREIPPTKMKARSIGMLEQVGLKERINYYPDNLSGGQKQRVAIARALVSHPKLVLADEPTAALDSKSGRDVVNLMQTLAKEQGCTILLVTHDNRILDVADRIIHMEDGILKRNTASAVG, from the coding sequence ATGGCGATCGCTATTTCAGTTCACAACCTCAACCACTACTTTGGTCAAGGTCAACTTCGCAAGCAAGTCTTATTTGATATCAATCTCGAAATTAACACAGGCGAGATTGTGATTATGACGGGTCCTTCGGGTTCTGGAAAAACAACATTGCTAACGTTGATTGGGGGATTGCGTTCTGCCCAATCTGGAAGCTTACAAGTTTTGGGGCAAGAATTGTGCGGCGCAACATCTCAACAACTCACGCAAGCCCGAAAATACCACGGATACATCTTTCAATCACACAACTTGCATAGCAGCTTAACAGCGTTACAAAACGTCAAAATGGGTTTGGAATTGCATCGAGAGATACCTCCCACAAAGATGAAAGCGCGATCAATTGGGATGTTAGAACAAGTAGGATTAAAAGAGCGCATCAATTATTATCCTGATAATTTATCTGGCGGACAGAAACAAAGGGTTGCGATCGCCCGTGCTCTGGTTAGCCATCCTAAACTAGTACTTGCAGATGAACCTACTGCGGCTTTGGATAGCAAATCCGGTCGAGATGTGGTCAACTTAATGCAAACTCTTGCCAAAGAGCAAGGCTGCACAATTTTGCTAGTAACCCACGACAATCGAATTTTAGACGTTGCCGATCGCATCATTCACATGGAAGATGGAATATTAAAGCGCAATACAGCTTCAGCAGTAGGTTAG
- the yidD gene encoding membrane protein insertion efficiency factor YidD, producing the protein MKRLILFLIRGYRILISPLFPPTCRFHPTCSQYAMEAVERFGAWRGGILAVRRVLRCHPWHPGGYDPVPK; encoded by the coding sequence ATGAAACGTCTGATTCTTTTCTTAATTCGCGGCTATCGTATTTTAATTTCACCGCTGTTTCCTCCTACTTGCCGCTTTCATCCTACCTGTTCGCAGTATGCAATGGAAGCAGTTGAACGCTTTGGAGCATGGCGTGGCGGAATTTTAGCAGTGCGACGGGTGCTGCGTTGTCATCCTTGGCATCCAGGTGGTTACGATCCAGTACCGAAATAA
- a CDS encoding AAA family ATPase, translating into MKKGFHTCGQRISIVGTTGSGKTTLAQNIAQHFQIPHIELDALYWEPNWTAASEQVFRDRVLKALKGDRWVIDGNYSKVRDIVWSQADTVVFLDYSFWLVMRQLLRRTLRRSLKQEELWNGNRESIWKSFFTQESILLWMLQTYQRNRKKYPALFQQSEYVQLSVVHLQSPQMTNEWLLSFK; encoded by the coding sequence ATGAAAAAAGGTTTTCACACTTGTGGTCAACGGATTTCTATTGTTGGAACTACAGGCTCAGGGAAAACAACTTTAGCGCAAAACATTGCTCAACACTTTCAAATCCCTCATATTGAGTTAGACGCACTATACTGGGAGCCAAATTGGACAGCGGCTTCAGAACAAGTGTTTCGAGATCGTGTGTTGAAGGCACTTAAGGGCGATCGCTGGGTTATAGATGGTAACTACAGTAAAGTTCGTGATATCGTTTGGAGTCAAGCAGACACAGTTGTCTTTCTAGACTACTCATTCTGGCTAGTTATGAGGCAACTTTTGCGGCGAACATTGCGGCGATCGCTTAAACAAGAGGAACTTTGGAATGGCAATCGTGAAAGTATTTGGAAATCGTTCTTTACTCAAGAGTCCATCTTGCTATGGATGTTACAAACCTATCAACGTAATCGCAAAAAGTATCCTGCACTGTTTCAGCAATCAGAGTACGTGCAACTATCTGTCGTGCATTTGCAATCTCCACAAATGACAAATGAGTGGTTATTGAGTTTTAAATAG
- a CDS encoding DUF5615 family PIN-like protein, which yields MKKVRFQADADLKQSIVSGVLRRQPNLDFQSANAAGFEGKKDQEVLVSAAKERRVLVTHDRKTMPVEFGEFVLSQTSSGVLILSQRLSINEAIETLILIWEASTAEEWINQIMSIPF from the coding sequence ATGAAGAAGGTTCGCTTCCAAGCCGATGCTGATCTTAAGCAATCGATTGTAAGTGGAGTATTGCGCAGGCAACCAAATCTTGATTTTCAGTCAGCTAATGCAGCAGGCTTTGAGGGTAAGAAAGATCAGGAGGTATTGGTAAGCGCAGCAAAGGAGAGAAGAGTTTTAGTGACTCACGATCGGAAAACGATGCCTGTTGAATTTGGAGAATTTGTACTATCTCAAACTAGTTCCGGCGTTTTAATTCTCTCTCAGCGTTTGTCAATTAATGAAGCAATTGAGACCCTCATCTTGATTTGGGAAGCTTCCACTGCTGAGGAATGGATTAATCAAATCATGTCTATTCCTTTCTGA
- a CDS encoding ABC exporter membrane fusion protein, which yields MQDTIQSRNQFIKAISQRGVIIAGIILLGVGSAMTYRWMRVASNQQEADAPVITPVIETVTALGRLEPRGTVIKLSAPTSSQGNRVERLLVQEGDRIQVGQVIAILDSHDQRKAALEEAEEQVNVARTQLDVIQAGAKQGEINAQRAEIARLSAERQGNIAAQVATVARLQSELQNAQAEFNRYQLLYQEGAISASERDSRRLALDTAQKSVQEAQVNLDRLRLTTPAELNRARATLEQIAEVRPVDVRSAQAQVNRAIAARNQAKASFEQSVVRSPIDGEVLDIYTRAGEVVSTDGIAEIGQTQQMQAIAEVYQSDISKVQVGQRVRVTSDSIASELTGTVEWVGSQVRRQAIVNTDPSANIDARVIEVQINLDDASSQKAAQFTNLQVQVVIESPA from the coding sequence ATGCAAGATACGATTCAGAGTCGGAATCAATTTATTAAAGCAATATCCCAGCGAGGAGTGATAATTGCGGGAATTATACTGTTGGGCGTCGGTAGTGCAATGACATATAGATGGATGCGAGTGGCATCGAATCAACAAGAGGCTGATGCACCTGTGATAACTCCTGTAATTGAAACAGTCACTGCACTAGGGCGATTAGAGCCACGGGGTACCGTCATTAAACTTTCGGCTCCAACGTCAAGTCAAGGCAATCGAGTTGAGCGATTACTAGTGCAAGAAGGCGATCGCATTCAAGTAGGTCAAGTTATTGCCATTCTGGACTCGCACGATCAACGTAAAGCTGCTCTTGAAGAAGCAGAGGAACAAGTAAATGTGGCACGCACTCAACTCGACGTCATTCAAGCAGGTGCAAAACAAGGTGAAATCAATGCACAACGAGCAGAAATTGCTCGATTAAGCGCAGAACGCCAAGGCAATATTGCTGCACAAGTAGCAACTGTGGCTCGCTTGCAATCTGAGTTACAAAATGCCCAAGCCGAGTTTAATCGTTATCAATTACTGTATCAAGAAGGAGCAATTTCCGCATCTGAACGTGACAGCAGACGCTTAGCATTAGACACGGCTCAAAAATCTGTCCAAGAAGCGCAAGTTAATCTCGATCGCCTGCGTTTGACAACTCCTGCGGAGTTAAACAGGGCAAGAGCAACGCTAGAGCAAATTGCTGAGGTGCGTCCTGTCGATGTGCGTTCGGCACAAGCACAAGTGAATCGAGCGATCGCTGCCCGCAATCAAGCAAAGGCAAGTTTTGAGCAATCAGTAGTGCGTTCTCCGATTGATGGTGAAGTGCTAGATATTTATACACGAGCGGGTGAAGTGGTTTCGACAGATGGCATTGCAGAGATTGGGCAAACGCAGCAGATGCAAGCGATCGCAGAAGTCTATCAAAGCGATATCAGTAAAGTTCAAGTCGGGCAACGAGTTCGAGTCACAAGCGATTCAATTGCGAGTGAATTAACAGGGACAGTTGAATGGGTTGGTTCTCAAGTACGCCGACAAGCGATCGTCAACACCGATCCGAGTGCCAATATCGATGCCAGAGTGATTGAGGTGCAAATCAACTTAGATGATGCCTCTAGTCAAAAAGCTGCTCAATTTACGAATCTGCAAGTTCAGGTGGTGATTGAATCTCCTGCATGA
- the devC gene encoding ABC transporter permease DevC, with protein MIGFIQQLQRRTPLGWLQLSHEKGRLLVALAGIAFADVLMFMQLGFQNALYDSNTRVSRAMSTDIVLLSPKALNLQNLSTFSRRRLFQAKDVPGVQTSTALYINSITWRNPQTRLNATVQVLGFAPDEPAFDLPEVNQQLDKLKLPDTVLFDRGARGQYAEAIAQVEQGTTTTTEVDRRTLTIAGLFSLGASFGADANLMVSDQTFLGLFPRRDAASVSLGLIQVKSGYDPQQVAAALESHLPEDVRVLTTQEYVQFEENYWRSASPIGFVFGLGTTMAFVVGVVIVYQVLSTDVNAHIKEYATFKAMGYSNSYLLSVVFEEAIILAFLGFIPGAILPLGLYALAANATALPIYMTASRAVFVLVLTVVMCALSGAIATRKLQSADPADMF; from the coding sequence ATGATCGGCTTCATTCAACAATTACAGCGTCGCACTCCTCTTGGATGGCTGCAACTGAGTCACGAGAAAGGTCGCTTACTGGTTGCACTAGCAGGTATCGCCTTTGCAGATGTGCTGATGTTTATGCAGCTGGGCTTTCAAAATGCATTATATGACAGTAATACCCGTGTCAGTCGTGCGATGTCAACTGACATTGTTTTGCTCAGTCCCAAAGCCCTTAATCTGCAAAATTTATCTACCTTTTCACGGCGGCGACTATTTCAAGCAAAAGATGTTCCAGGTGTGCAAACGTCAACCGCACTGTACATCAACAGCATCACTTGGCGAAATCCTCAAACTCGCCTCAATGCCACTGTGCAAGTGTTAGGATTTGCACCCGACGAGCCAGCGTTTGACCTACCAGAAGTTAATCAACAACTTGACAAGCTGAAGTTACCGGATACAGTTCTTTTTGATCGCGGTGCTAGAGGTCAGTATGCAGAGGCGATCGCCCAAGTAGAGCAAGGAACAACAACGACGACTGAAGTTGATCGCCGGACATTAACAATTGCCGGACTGTTTAGCTTGGGAGCGTCTTTTGGCGCAGATGCCAACTTAATGGTGAGCGATCAAACTTTTCTGGGTCTCTTTCCACGACGAGATGCTGCTAGTGTTAGTCTGGGGTTGATCCAAGTGAAATCAGGATACGATCCTCAACAAGTTGCTGCTGCCTTAGAATCTCATTTACCTGAAGATGTCCGCGTACTGACAACTCAAGAGTATGTGCAATTTGAGGAAAACTATTGGAGAAGTGCAAGCCCAATCGGATTTGTATTTGGGTTAGGAACTACAATGGCGTTTGTTGTTGGCGTTGTGATTGTCTATCAAGTGCTATCAACTGACGTGAACGCGCACATCAAGGAGTACGCCACCTTTAAAGCAATGGGCTACAGCAATTCCTACTTATTGAGCGTTGTGTTTGAAGAAGCAATTATCCTAGCATTTCTCGGATTTATCCCTGGTGCTATTCTTCCTTTGGGACTTTATGCCCTAGCTGCTAACGCAACTGCTTTACCAATTTATATGACAGCTTCAAGGGCTGTGTTTGTCTTAGTGCTAACAGTTGTGATGTGTGCGCTTTCGGGGGCAATTGCCACTCGTAAACTCCAGTCCGCCGATCCAGCAGATATGTTTTAG
- a CDS encoding FAD-dependent monooxygenase, giving the protein MQNTIQTNVIIVGAGPTGLSLAVQLMRYNIDFVIFDKKEGVTELSKALVVHARTLEIYDQVDLAKKAVAGGEQVQQVAFMHDGKVSARLDFSDFGAGLSPFPFMLVFEQSKNEHLLYEHLQRNGKAVLWQTELESLTQDADNVRVVVKTISGETQIIEASYLVGCDGASSPTRQILGLPFEGSTHPRLFYVADVQMEFSKDEGTAYPVLGHDSFVLMVPMQDEKRWRLIGNLPEYEDEIDREILFDAVEPKVKQLVQQPLEITALHWFSTYKVHTRRAETFSAGRCFLAGDAAHIHTPAGGQGMNTGIQDAYNLAWKLAFVLRGNAHNSLLATYNEERVANAKRLLQTTDQFFEVAASDRWYFRFFRDNIFPSIAGFVTQFSAAKEFLFPMISQIGLDYRDSSLSQHQQSHFEVKAGDRMPYFLVSGENVYDQLRSPKFHLLVFSDGQHNDEYLKPELEEFGECIDFQIIPLYPKVVEIFGSQKPFKVLLRPDNYIALLSPDCSLEDLKAYFCKVGLT; this is encoded by the coding sequence ATGCAAAACACCATTCAAACAAACGTCATTATCGTCGGCGCAGGACCCACAGGGCTTTCGCTTGCTGTGCAGTTGATGCGCTACAACATTGATTTTGTCATCTTTGACAAGAAAGAAGGAGTTACTGAGCTATCCAAGGCGCTGGTAGTGCATGCTCGTACGTTGGAAATTTACGACCAGGTAGATTTGGCGAAAAAAGCTGTTGCTGGGGGAGAACAGGTACAACAAGTTGCCTTCATGCATGACGGTAAAGTTAGTGCCCGCCTCGATTTTTCAGACTTTGGTGCAGGGCTTAGTCCGTTTCCATTTATGCTTGTATTTGAACAAAGCAAAAACGAGCATTTGCTTTACGAGCATCTCCAGCGTAACGGTAAGGCTGTGCTGTGGCAGACCGAATTGGAATCATTAACACAAGATGCAGACAATGTAAGAGTGGTGGTCAAAACCATCAGTGGCGAAACGCAAATAATCGAAGCATCTTATTTAGTGGGGTGTGATGGTGCGAGTAGTCCTACTCGGCAGATTCTCGGTTTACCCTTTGAAGGTTCAACGCATCCACGCTTGTTTTACGTGGCGGATGTGCAGATGGAATTTTCAAAAGATGAGGGCACAGCATATCCAGTATTAGGACATGACTCCTTTGTGCTGATGGTGCCGATGCAAGATGAAAAACGCTGGCGGCTGATCGGTAACTTGCCTGAGTATGAAGATGAAATTGATCGAGAAATCCTGTTTGATGCAGTCGAACCTAAAGTCAAGCAATTGGTGCAACAACCGCTAGAAATTACAGCTTTACATTGGTTTTCGACATACAAAGTGCATACTCGGCGGGCAGAGACGTTCTCAGCTGGTAGATGCTTTCTAGCAGGTGATGCGGCACATATTCATACGCCTGCGGGGGGACAAGGCATGAACACGGGTATTCAGGATGCTTATAATCTTGCTTGGAAGCTGGCTTTCGTTTTACGGGGTAATGCTCACAATTCATTGCTAGCAACTTACAACGAGGAACGCGTAGCGAATGCGAAACGGTTGTTACAGACGACTGACCAATTTTTTGAGGTTGCAGCAAGCGATCGCTGGTATTTTCGTTTCTTCCGCGACAATATTTTTCCAAGCATTGCGGGGTTTGTGACCCAGTTTAGTGCTGCAAAAGAGTTTCTGTTTCCCATGATTTCGCAAATTGGACTAGACTACCGCGACAGTTCTTTAAGCCAACATCAGCAAAGCCACTTCGAGGTCAAAGCCGGAGATCGAATGCCGTATTTTCTAGTCAGTGGCGAGAACGTTTACGATCAGTTGCGCAGTCCTAAGTTTCACTTACTTGTGTTTTCTGATGGGCAACACAATGATGAGTATCTGAAACCGGAACTTGAAGAATTCGGTGAGTGTATCGATTTTCAGATCATTCCGCTTTACCCAAAAGTTGTGGAAATTTTTGGTAGTCAAAAACCATTCAAAGTACTGCTGCGACCAGATAACTACATTGCATTACTCTCGCCAGACTGTTCTTTAGAAGACCTCAAAGCCTACTTCTGTAAGGTTGGACTAACTTAA